The Triticum dicoccoides isolate Atlit2015 ecotype Zavitan chromosome 6A, WEW_v2.0, whole genome shotgun sequence genome has a window encoding:
- the LOC119315508 gene encoding uncharacterized protein LOC119315508 — MATAGEGWMARRLVFLPTTASSTAAETSSVLRARRRRWRLIGRCHDRFFRKATGVASNACKAARVGCSVFLVLPRWKKLELGFFFSPAEAQAGELRVAARAGPPGKSSNLQQKKLEVEDELEFQARLELQVQALENQARAGPVRHRRRPWAARGIAAQPWAAGGDSDAALGGGRDRGRRGWRRGSALQQWSRRPSRWSPRRSRWTARRSSPPCGRRSSPRAAQVGRGGGGSQRWRRPWPLSRARPYGGCRRWREGPQCAPATEKGGRSSGV, encoded by the exons ATGGCGACGGCGGGCGAAGGGTGGATGGCCAGGAGACTCGTGTTTTTG CCGACAACAGCAAGCTCGACGGCGGCGGAGACGTCTTCTGTACTGCGAGCTCGACGACGGCGGTGGCGTCTTATTGGCAG ATGCCATGATCGATTTTTTCGTAAAGCTACTGGAGTTGCCAGCAATGCATGCAAAGCGGCAAGAGTTGGCTGCTCAGTTTTTCTTGTACTGCCAAGATGGAAG AAATTGGAGCTCGGGTTCTTCTTCTCACCGGCAGAAGCACAAGCAGGGGAGCTCCGGGTGGCAGCACGAGCAGGCCCGCCGGGGAAGAGCAGCAACTTGCAGCAGAAGAAGCTCGAGGTTGAGGATGAGCTTGAGTTCCAGGCCCGCCTGGAGCTCCAGGTCCAGGCGCTCGAGAACCAGGCGCGCGCAGGTCCTGTGCGGCACCGGCGCAGGCCCTGGGCGGCGCGAGGGATAGCAGCGCAGCCCTGGGCGGCGGGAGGGGATAGCGATGCAGCCCTCGGCGGCGGAAGGGATCGGGGCAGGAGAGGATGGCGGCGGGGCAGCGCCCTTCAGCAGTGGAGCCGCCGCCCGTCGAGGTGGTCGCCGCGGAGGAGCAGGTGGACGGCGCGACGCAGCTCGCCTCCGTGCGGGCGACGCAGCTCGCCTCGGGCGGCGCAGGTGGGCAGGGGCGGTGGTGGTTCACAGCGGTGGCGCAGGCCCTGGCCGTTGTCACGCGCTCGGCCCTATGGTGGGTGCCGACGGTGGCGCGAGGGACCACAGTGCGCGCCGGCGACGGAGAAAGGAGGAAGAAGCAGCGGGGTGTGA
- the LOC119319503 gene encoding glycerol-3-phosphate 2-O-acyltransferase 6-like, which produces MAPRPGTAAMSRFPPVSSYDASARERRTAASDLDGTLLASSSAFPYYFLVALEAGGYLRALALLLLAPFILLLYTAFSEPAAIGLLVFATFAGLRVRDVEAVARGVLPRHYAAGVRADSWEVFRGCGAGRRVVVTASPAVMVAPFVREFLGAEVAGTELGTCCGRFTGLISGGVLVAGRKREVVERLFAGGDMPDVGLGDRESDHDFMAICKEAYMVPTNKRAPRAAPDALLSRVVFHDGRLVRRPDPAHALFALAYLPVGLALAVLRVLISLPVPPHLVRHTYRLTGIRLAVRGTPPPAAREGSPGSLLVCNHRTALDPIVVAVALGRPVTCVTYSVSRLSTAISPIPAVALARDREADAARIRELLASGRDVVVCPEGTTCREPCLLRFSALFAELSDRIVPVALEAAQSTYYGSTARGWKAMDPWFFYMNPRPGYKVTFLPALRPEETCGGGGRSTVDVANHVQAVIGKELGYRCTTLTRKDKYMKLAGTDGTVAADGDEGKKFA; this is translated from the exons ATGGCGCCGCGCCCCGGAACGGCCGCGATGAGCAGGTTCCCGCCGGTGTCGTCCTACGACGCGTCGGCGCGTGAGCGCCGCACCGCTGCCTCCGACCTGGACGGCACCCTGCTGGCCTCCTCCTCGGCGTTCCCCTACTACTTCCTCGTGGCGCTCGAGGCCGGGGGCTACCTCCGCGCcctcgcgctcctcctcctcgccccgtTCATCCTGCTCCTCTACACCGCCTTCTCCGAGCCGGCCGCCATCGGGCTGCTCGTCTTCGCGACGTTCGCGGGGCTCCGTGTGCGCGACGTGGAGGCCGTGGCGAGGGGCGTCCTCCCGCGGCACTACGCCGCCGGGGTGCGCGCCGACTCGTGGGAGGTGTTCCGAGGCTGCGGCGCGGGCAGGCGGGTCGTGGTCACCGCGTCGCCGGCTGTCATGGTCGCCCCGTTCGTCCGCGAGTTCCTGGGCGCCGAGGTGGCCGGCACCGAGCTCGGGACCTGCTGCGGGCGCTTCACGGGGCTCATCAGCGGCGGAGTGCTCGTCGCTGGGAGGAAGAGGGAGGTCGTGGAGCGGCTGTTTGCCGGCGGGGACATGCCGGACGTCGGGCTCGGCGACCGCGAGAGCGACCACGACTTCATGGCCATCTGCAAG GAAGCCTACATGGTGCCCACGAACAAGCGCGCGCCGAGGGCTGCCCCCGACGCTCTGTTGTCCCGCGTCGTCTTCCACGACGGCCGCCTGGTACGCCGGCCGGACCCAGCGCACGCGCTCTTCGCCTTGGCCTACCTCCCCGTCGGCCTCGCCCTGGCCGTGCTCCGCGTCCTCATCAGCCTCCCTGTCCCGCCGCACCTCGTGCGCCACACGTACCGCCTGACCGGCATCCGGCTCGCCGTGCGGGGCACGCCCCCGCCGGCGGCGCGCGAGGGCTCCCCGGGGTCCCTCCTCGTCTGCAACCACCGCACGGCGCTGGACCCCATCGTCGTGGCCGTGGCGCTGGGGCGGCCGGTGACGTGCGTGACCTACAGCGTGAGCCGGCTGTCGACGGCCATCTCGCCGATCCCGGCAGTGGCGCTGGCGCGGGACCGGGAGGCCGACGCGGCGCGCATCCGGGAGCTGCTGGCCTCCGGGCGCGACGTGGTGGTGTGCCCCGAGGGGACGACGTGCCGGGAGCCCTGCCTGCTGCGGTTCTCGGCGCTGTTCGCGGAGCTGTCGGACCGGATCGTGCCGGTGGCGCTGGAGGCGGCGCAGTCGACCTactacgggtcgacggcgagggggTGGAAGGCCATGGACCCGTGGTTCTTCTACATGAACCCGCGGCCGGGGTACAAGGTGACGTTCCTGCCGGCGCTGCGGCCCGAGGagacgtgcggcggcggcgggaggagcacCGTTGACGTGGCCAACCAcgtgcaggcggtgatcggcaaggaGCTCGGGTACCGGTGCACCACGCTCACCAGGAAGGACAAGTACATGAAGCTCGCCGGCACCGACGGCACGGTCGCCGCCGACGGCGACGAAGGCAAGAAGTTTGCGTAA